A genomic segment from Streptosporangium roseum DSM 43021 encodes:
- a CDS encoding FadR/GntR family transcriptional regulator, translated as MTPGSPLTALRAPALAGIRRLNALDTVRARIAMAVDLGLLQPGERLPPTGEIARALDVGEMTARRALVALCEEGMLERRRGRTGGTLVAPRPAGGRVREIAAYQAAAGDVHRLIDQRLLLECGTAHLAASNAARHQIGELEALVARMDQASDWAEFHTWDERFHMTVAAATGLPSAAEQYGLVLRELYRHYLPCPLSHLRESNCEHAELVTALADRDPLKAAEVARGHVEALRRTMFVGLAEHGRDA; from the coding sequence ATGACGCCTGGTAGCCCCCTGACCGCGCTCAGAGCCCCCGCTCTCGCGGGTATCCGGCGACTCAACGCACTCGACACCGTCCGCGCCCGCATCGCCATGGCCGTCGACCTCGGCCTGCTGCAGCCCGGCGAGCGGCTCCCGCCGACCGGGGAGATCGCCCGTGCCCTCGACGTCGGGGAGATGACGGCACGGCGCGCCCTGGTGGCCCTGTGCGAGGAAGGCATGCTGGAACGGCGGCGCGGCCGGACCGGCGGCACCCTGGTGGCCCCCCGCCCCGCCGGCGGCCGGGTCCGTGAGATCGCGGCCTACCAGGCGGCCGCCGGAGACGTCCACCGGCTGATCGACCAGCGGCTGCTCCTGGAGTGCGGGACCGCGCACCTGGCGGCCTCGAACGCGGCGCGCCACCAGATCGGGGAGCTGGAGGCCCTCGTGGCGCGGATGGACCAGGCCTCCGACTGGGCCGAGTTCCACACCTGGGACGAGCGCTTCCACATGACGGTGGCGGCGGCCACCGGGCTGCCGTCGGCGGCCGAGCAGTACGGCCTGGTCCTGCGGGAGCTCTACCGCCACTACCTGCCCTGCCCGCTGAGCCACCTGCGTGAGTCCAACTGCGAGCACGCCGAGCTCGTCACGGCCCTGGCCGACCGTGATCCGCTGAAGGCGGCCGAGGTGGCGCGCGGCCATGTCGAGGCGCTCCGCCGCACCATGTTCGTCGGGCTCGCCGAGCACGGACGGGATGCCTGA
- a CDS encoding carbon-nitrogen hydrolase family protein produces the protein MSRPLPVALAQAAPQPIGAPASAFAGEVEALAAGFPQARFVVFPELHLHGAQAPPEQREAELEASAEPLDGPRSKLLAELAGDLGVWLLPGSVCERGQDGALHNTALAFSPEGRLAAWYRKVFPWRPYEPYRPGDRFVVFDVPGAGRVGFAICYDVWFPEVARQLAWMGAEVIVNPVMTTTADRAQELVLARANAIVNQVYVISVNTAAPTGTGRSLVVDPEGRVRVEAGEAATVLTDVVDLDDVTRVRRYGTAGLNRMWDQFTDADQPIELPVYQGRIDPSRWNPAGDRPEEVP, from the coding sequence ATGTCCCGCCCCCTTCCCGTCGCGCTCGCCCAGGCCGCCCCCCAGCCGATCGGGGCACCGGCCTCGGCCTTCGCCGGAGAGGTCGAGGCGCTCGCCGCCGGCTTCCCCCAGGCCCGCTTCGTGGTCTTCCCCGAGCTGCACCTGCACGGCGCGCAGGCCCCGCCCGAGCAGAGGGAGGCGGAGCTGGAGGCGTCCGCGGAGCCGCTGGACGGCCCCCGCTCGAAGCTCCTCGCCGAACTCGCCGGCGACCTCGGCGTCTGGCTGCTCCCCGGCAGCGTGTGCGAGCGCGGGCAGGACGGAGCGCTGCACAACACCGCCCTCGCCTTCTCCCCCGAAGGCCGGCTCGCCGCGTGGTACCGCAAGGTGTTCCCCTGGCGGCCCTACGAGCCCTACCGGCCCGGCGACCGCTTCGTCGTCTTCGACGTCCCGGGCGCGGGCCGGGTCGGCTTCGCGATCTGCTACGACGTGTGGTTCCCCGAGGTGGCGCGCCAGCTCGCCTGGATGGGTGCCGAGGTCATCGTCAACCCGGTCATGACCACGACCGCCGACCGCGCCCAGGAGCTCGTGCTGGCGCGCGCCAACGCCATCGTCAACCAGGTCTACGTGATCAGCGTCAACACGGCCGCCCCCACCGGCACCGGGCGCAGCCTCGTCGTCGACCCCGAGGGCCGCGTCCGGGTCGAGGCGGGCGAGGCCGCCACCGTGCTCACCGACGTCGTCGACCTCGACGACGTCACCCGGGTCCGGAGGTACGGCACGGCCGGGCTCAACCGGATGTGGGACCAGTTCACCGACGCCGACCAGCCGATCGAACTCCCCGTCTACCAGGGACGTATCGACCCCTCCCGCTGGAACCCGGCGGGTGACCGACCGGAGGAGGTCCCGTGA
- a CDS encoding APC family permease, translating into MPSTEPVLRRTLTLRPVVLFGLAYMTPLIVLGIFGIVAETTGGATAAAYALALVAMLFTAFSYGRMAAAYPVAGSAYTYVRRTVDSRVGFLVGWAVLLDYFFLPMVIWLIGGAYLSAQFPGVPSWVWIVAFIAVTTTLNLLGIKVAARANSLLMTFQILVLAFFVLLSAGHVLRAGGAGALFDPAPFVNPATTVSGIAAGAAIAAYSFLGFDAVTTLTEETVEPRRTIPRAILLIALIGGAIFILVSYTTQLVHPGGSFDAPSSAAFEIARTIGGNLFGAVFLAGLVIAQFSSGLAAQASTSRLLYAMGRDSVLPHKVFGYVHPRFRTPAFGILLTGVVGLVALRLDVATSTSFINFGAFTAFTFVNLSVIALYLRERRAGRRLGAVPYVLAPVIGAAVDLWLLTKLDSHAITLGLIWLGIGVVYLAYLTRLFRLPPPEMEFTDEEPEAATRQG; encoded by the coding sequence ATGCCGTCCACCGAACCGGTCCTGAGGCGCACCCTGACGCTCAGGCCGGTCGTCCTGTTCGGCCTGGCCTACATGACACCGCTGATCGTCCTCGGCATCTTCGGCATCGTGGCGGAGACCACCGGGGGCGCGACCGCCGCCGCCTACGCGCTCGCCCTGGTGGCCATGCTGTTCACGGCCTTCAGCTACGGCAGGATGGCGGCGGCGTATCCGGTCGCAGGGTCCGCCTACACCTACGTGCGGCGCACCGTCGACTCCCGGGTGGGCTTCCTCGTCGGCTGGGCGGTGCTGCTCGACTACTTCTTCCTGCCCATGGTCATCTGGCTGATCGGCGGGGCCTACCTGTCCGCGCAGTTCCCCGGCGTCCCCTCCTGGGTGTGGATCGTCGCCTTCATCGCCGTGACGACGACCCTCAACCTGCTGGGCATCAAGGTGGCGGCCAGGGCGAACTCCCTGCTCATGACCTTCCAGATCCTGGTCCTCGCCTTCTTCGTGCTGCTGTCGGCCGGCCACGTCCTCAGGGCCGGGGGCGCGGGCGCGCTGTTCGACCCGGCCCCGTTCGTCAACCCGGCCACGACCGTGTCCGGCATCGCGGCCGGGGCGGCCATCGCCGCCTACTCCTTCCTCGGGTTCGACGCCGTCACCACCCTGACCGAGGAGACAGTCGAGCCGAGGCGGACGATCCCCCGGGCGATCCTGCTCATCGCCCTCATCGGCGGCGCGATCTTCATCCTCGTCTCCTACACCACCCAGCTCGTGCATCCCGGCGGCTCCTTCGACGCCCCCTCCTCGGCGGCCTTCGAGATCGCCAGGACGATCGGCGGGAACCTGTTCGGGGCGGTCTTCCTCGCGGGCCTGGTCATCGCCCAGTTCTCCTCCGGCCTCGCCGCCCAGGCCAGTACCTCGCGGCTGCTGTACGCCATGGGACGCGACTCGGTGCTCCCCCACAAGGTCTTCGGCTACGTCCACCCCAGGTTCCGCACGCCGGCGTTCGGCATCCTGCTCACCGGCGTCGTCGGCCTGGTCGCCCTGCGCCTGGACGTCGCCACCTCGACCTCGTTCATCAACTTCGGGGCCTTCACCGCCTTCACCTTCGTCAACCTCAGCGTCATCGCGCTCTACCTCCGGGAACGCCGGGCGGGGCGCAGGCTCGGAGCCGTGCCGTACGTCCTCGCGCCGGTGATCGGAGCGGCCGTCGACCTGTGGCTGCTCACCAAGCTCGACAGCCACGCCATCACGCTCGGGCTGATCTGGCTCGGCATCGGCGTGGTCTACCTCGCCTACCTCACCCGGCTGTTCCGGCTGCCGCCCCCCGAGATGGAGTTCACCGACGAGGAGCCGGAGGCGGCCACCCGGCAGGGGTAG
- the nhaA gene encoding Na+/H+ antiporter NhaA: MTEPREAGAPFSGRTAWAQGLTTPLREFLRTETGSALILLAATLAALAWANAGPSSYEAVWRTVLSIRLDGLDVSQDLRQWVNNGLMTFFFFVVGLEARREFDMGELRDRRRLVLPLVAGVGGMAVPVAIYLTVNAGSPSAHGWGAAMSTDTAFALGMLALFGSRFPARLRTYLLTVTVVDDLVALGVITIFYSERVVPAALLAAAGIFAVILLVRAAGVRRGLPYALLGAAAWVALLKSGVEPIVIGLAMGLLTYASPAARGDLARATDLFRLFREQPTPELARSASVGLASTISPNERLQQLYHPWVSYLVVPLFALSNAGVTISGEFLARALTSPITLGILLAYVVGKPVGVIGSSWLVTRLSRGRVRPPVGWAAVAAGGTIAGIGFTVSLLIATLAFDGPQLEEAKLGILTAALCAPLMTWAVHRVTTLLPKRLRIRALLGTAESIVDLAAPVDPDRDHVRGPQVAPVTVVEYGDFECPYCGQAEAVVRELLADLGDVRYVWRHLPLHDVHPYAQLAAEAAEAAAEQEAFWEMHDLLLDHQDELRIRDLIGYAGELGLDVERFRDSLRGHAGAARVAEDIDSADLSGVSGTPTFFINGRRHHGAYDIATLSAAVRAARARAALRT, from the coding sequence ATGACAGAACCACGGGAGGCCGGCGCGCCGTTCTCCGGACGGACCGCATGGGCACAGGGGCTCACGACGCCGCTGCGCGAGTTCCTCCGGACCGAGACCGGCAGCGCCCTGATCCTGCTCGCCGCGACGCTGGCCGCCCTCGCCTGGGCGAACGCCGGCCCGTCGTCGTACGAGGCCGTCTGGCGGACGGTGCTGTCCATCCGCCTCGACGGACTGGACGTGTCGCAGGACCTGCGCCAGTGGGTCAACAACGGGCTGATGACGTTCTTCTTCTTCGTCGTCGGGCTTGAGGCGCGCCGCGAGTTCGACATGGGAGAGCTGCGCGACCGGCGGCGGCTCGTGCTGCCGCTCGTCGCCGGCGTCGGCGGGATGGCCGTGCCCGTCGCGATCTACCTGACCGTCAACGCGGGCAGCCCCTCCGCGCACGGATGGGGCGCGGCGATGTCGACGGACACCGCGTTCGCGCTCGGCATGCTCGCGCTCTTCGGGTCCCGCTTCCCGGCACGGCTGCGCACCTACCTGCTCACCGTCACCGTCGTCGACGACCTCGTCGCGCTCGGGGTCATCACGATCTTCTACAGCGAGCGGGTCGTGCCGGCGGCGCTGCTGGCCGCGGCCGGGATCTTCGCTGTGATCCTGCTCGTCCGCGCCGCCGGCGTGCGCCGCGGCCTGCCCTACGCGCTGCTCGGAGCGGCGGCGTGGGTGGCGCTGCTGAAGTCCGGCGTGGAGCCCATCGTCATCGGCCTGGCCATGGGGCTGCTGACCTACGCCTCCCCGGCCGCGCGCGGGGATCTCGCACGCGCGACGGACCTCTTCCGGCTCTTCCGCGAGCAGCCGACACCGGAGCTGGCCCGCTCAGCCAGCGTGGGGCTCGCCTCGACGATCTCGCCGAACGAGCGGCTGCAGCAGCTCTACCACCCGTGGGTGAGCTACCTGGTCGTGCCCCTCTTCGCCCTCTCGAACGCGGGGGTGACGATCAGCGGCGAGTTCCTGGCGCGGGCGCTCACCTCCCCGATCACCCTGGGCATCCTGCTGGCCTACGTCGTGGGCAAGCCCGTCGGCGTCATCGGGTCCTCGTGGCTCGTCACCCGGCTGAGCCGCGGCCGCGTCCGCCCGCCCGTCGGCTGGGCCGCCGTCGCGGCCGGCGGCACGATCGCCGGCATCGGCTTCACCGTGTCCCTGCTGATCGCCACCCTCGCCTTCGACGGCCCGCAGCTGGAGGAGGCGAAGCTCGGCATCCTCACCGCGGCGCTCTGCGCGCCTCTCATGACCTGGGCCGTCCACCGCGTGACCACGCTGCTCCCCAAACGGCTGCGGATCCGGGCGCTGCTGGGCACCGCCGAGAGCATCGTCGACCTCGCCGCGCCCGTCGACCCGGACCGCGACCACGTGCGCGGTCCCCAGGTCGCGCCGGTGACCGTGGTCGAGTACGGCGACTTCGAGTGCCCCTACTGCGGCCAGGCGGAAGCGGTCGTCCGCGAGCTGCTCGCCGACCTCGGCGACGTCCGCTACGTCTGGAGGCACCTGCCGCTGCACGACGTGCATCCCTACGCCCAGCTCGCCGCGGAGGCCGCGGAGGCCGCCGCCGAGCAGGAGGCGTTCTGGGAGATGCACGACCTGCTGCTCGACCACCAGGACGAGCTCCGGATCCGCGATCTGATCGGCTACGCCGGGGAGCTCGGTCTCGACGTCGAGCGGTTCCGCGACAGCCTCCGCGGCCACGCCGGCGCCGCCCGGGTCGCCGAGGACATCGACTCCGCCGACCTGAGCGGCGTGTCGGGCACACCGACGTTCTTCATCAACGGGCGGCGGCACCACGGCGCCTACGACATCGCCACCCTCTCGGCCGCGGTGCGGGCCGCCCGTGCGCGCGCGGCCCTGAGGACATGA
- the glpK gene encoding glycerol kinase GlpK: MPDFVGAVDQGTTSTRFMIFDHGGNEIARHQLEHEQILPQAGWVEHNPLEIWERTRAVIETTLNRANLTASDLAALGITNQRETTVVWNRITGRPYYNAIVWQDTRTDRIAAALDRDGRGDVIRRKAGLPPATYFSAGKIQWILENVDGVRKAAEAGDAIFGNTDTWLLWNFTGGTDGGVHVTDPTNASRTMLMDLETLEWDDELLSFFGIPRQMLPAIRPSSDPGLYGLTRGSGPMGGEVPLSGDLGDQQAATVGQVCFEVGEAKNTYGTGNFLLLNTGHELVRSENGLLTTVCYQFGADRPVYALEGSIAVTGSAVQWLRDQLGIISGAAESEALARQVDDNGGVYFVPAFSGLFAPYWRSDARGAIVGLSRFNTNAHIARATLEAICYQTRDVVEAMRQDSGVTLDVLRVDGGVTANDLCMQIQADILGVPVSKPVVAETTALGAAYAAGLAVGFWKSADELKQNWQEDRRWQPEWSDERRTGGYAGWKKAVDRTLDWIDLS, encoded by the coding sequence ATGCCTGACTTCGTCGGAGCCGTCGACCAGGGAACCACGAGCACCCGTTTCATGATCTTCGACCACGGTGGCAACGAGATCGCCCGCCACCAGCTCGAACACGAGCAGATCCTGCCGCAGGCCGGCTGGGTCGAGCACAACCCCCTGGAGATCTGGGAGCGGACCAGGGCGGTGATCGAGACGACCCTGAACCGGGCCAACCTGACCGCCTCCGACCTCGCCGCGCTCGGCATCACCAACCAGCGCGAGACCACGGTGGTGTGGAACCGGATCACCGGCCGGCCCTACTACAACGCGATCGTCTGGCAGGACACCCGGACCGACCGCATCGCCGCCGCGCTGGACCGCGACGGGCGGGGCGACGTCATCCGCCGCAAGGCGGGCCTGCCGCCGGCCACCTACTTCTCGGCCGGCAAGATCCAGTGGATCCTGGAGAACGTCGACGGCGTGCGCAAGGCGGCCGAGGCGGGGGATGCGATCTTCGGCAACACCGACACCTGGCTGCTGTGGAACTTCACCGGCGGGACCGACGGCGGCGTGCACGTCACCGACCCCACCAACGCCAGCCGCACCATGCTGATGGACCTGGAGACGCTGGAGTGGGACGACGAGCTGCTGTCGTTCTTCGGCATCCCCAGGCAGATGCTGCCCGCCATCCGGCCCTCCTCGGACCCCGGCCTGTACGGCCTGACCAGGGGCAGCGGCCCGATGGGAGGCGAGGTGCCGCTCTCGGGCGACCTCGGCGACCAGCAGGCCGCCACGGTGGGACAGGTATGCTTCGAGGTCGGCGAGGCCAAGAACACCTACGGCACCGGCAACTTCCTGCTCCTCAACACCGGCCACGAGCTGGTCCGCTCGGAGAACGGCCTGCTCACCACCGTCTGCTACCAGTTCGGCGCGGACCGGCCGGTCTACGCGCTGGAAGGCTCGATCGCCGTGACCGGCTCGGCCGTGCAGTGGCTGCGCGACCAGCTCGGCATCATCTCCGGGGCGGCGGAGAGCGAGGCGCTCGCCCGGCAGGTCGACGACAACGGCGGCGTGTACTTCGTGCCCGCCTTCTCCGGCCTGTTCGCCCCCTACTGGCGCTCCGACGCCCGGGGCGCCATCGTCGGCCTGTCGCGCTTCAACACCAACGCCCACATCGCGCGGGCGACCCTGGAGGCGATCTGCTACCAGACCCGCGACGTCGTCGAGGCGATGAGGCAGGACTCGGGCGTCACCCTCGACGTGCTGAGGGTGGACGGCGGCGTGACGGCCAACGACCTGTGCATGCAGATCCAGGCGGACATCCTGGGCGTCCCCGTCTCCAAGCCGGTCGTGGCCGAGACCACGGCGCTGGGCGCCGCCTACGCCGCCGGCCTGGCCGTCGGCTTCTGGAAGTCGGCCGACGAGCTCAAGCAGAACTGGCAGGAGGACCGGCGCTGGCAGCCGGAGTGGTCCGACGAGCGGCGGACCGGCGGCTACGCCGGCTGGAAGAAGGCGGTCGACCGTACGCTCGACTGGATCGACCTGTCCTGA
- a CDS encoding MIP/aquaporin family protein, protein MAERLKARGLLGEMAAEFAGTLILILFGVGVVAQVAAAGIGDHDSIAWAWGLGVTLGVYTAARISGAHLNPAVTVALAVFKGFSWRKVLPYSLAQTAGAFVAALLVRWNYAEVLAKADPGHTIKTQGVFSTLPGNGALPVGTWGAFRDQVIGTAILLFLILAVSDVRNSPPAANLAPFVVGLVVVAIGMAWGTNAGYAINPARDFGPRLASFLTGYETAWRDQYGQLYFWVPIVAPVIGGLIGAGLYQAMVARFLPPGAEPEAGRVPSPADYETA, encoded by the coding sequence ATGGCGGAACGGCTGAAAGCCCGGGGACTGCTCGGTGAGATGGCCGCCGAGTTCGCGGGGACCCTGATCCTGATCCTGTTCGGGGTGGGGGTCGTGGCGCAGGTCGCCGCGGCCGGCATCGGCGACCACGACAGCATCGCGTGGGCGTGGGGGCTCGGGGTCACCCTGGGCGTCTACACCGCGGCCCGGATCAGCGGCGCGCACCTCAACCCGGCCGTCACGGTCGCGCTCGCGGTCTTCAAGGGCTTCTCCTGGCGCAAGGTGCTGCCGTACTCGCTCGCGCAGACCGCGGGCGCGTTCGTGGCGGCGCTGCTCGTGCGGTGGAACTACGCGGAGGTGCTCGCCAAGGCCGACCCCGGCCACACGATCAAGACCCAGGGGGTCTTCTCCACCCTGCCCGGCAACGGAGCGCTGCCCGTCGGCACCTGGGGGGCGTTCCGCGACCAGGTGATCGGCACCGCGATCCTGCTGTTCCTCATCCTCGCCGTCTCCGACGTGCGCAACTCGCCGCCCGCGGCGAACCTCGCCCCCTTCGTGGTCGGACTGGTCGTCGTGGCGATCGGCATGGCCTGGGGCACCAACGCGGGCTACGCCATCAACCCGGCGCGTGACTTCGGGCCCCGGCTCGCCTCGTTCCTCACCGGTTACGAGACGGCCTGGCGAGATCAGTATGGCCAGCTCTACTTCTGGGTGCCTATCGTGGCACCGGTGATCGGCGGACTGATCGGCGCGGGCCTCTACCAGGCCATGGTGGCCCGTTTCCTGCCGCCCGGAGCCGAGCCCGAGGCGGGCCGGGTGCCGTCACCGGCCGACTACGAGACCGCCTGA
- a CDS encoding IclR family transcriptional regulator, with protein sequence MPGSVQSIERGAAILRLLARSPGRLGIGEIAGSLGLARSTAHGIVRTLQRVGFVEQDEATAKYGLGAALLHLGTSYLDVNELRSRAINWADALAARSGEAVRIGTVLDGQVLVVHHVFRPDDTLQTLDVGSLLPMHATALGKALLAYDSGAAAAVRAGGLEPRTRRTITTPGALSRALARAREVGWVTEVEEMTMGEAGVAAPIRGYGGLVVGAIGISGAVERICDTRGQPVPVLVTYVRDAARAVSRDLGASRYRPSTSG encoded by the coding sequence ATGCCCGGCTCAGTCCAGTCGATTGAGCGCGGGGCGGCCATCCTGCGGCTGCTCGCCCGGAGCCCCGGCCGGCTGGGCATCGGTGAGATCGCCGGCTCCCTGGGCCTGGCCAGGAGCACCGCGCACGGCATCGTGCGCACCCTCCAGCGCGTCGGTTTCGTGGAGCAGGACGAGGCGACCGCCAAGTACGGGCTCGGCGCGGCGCTGCTCCACCTCGGCACCAGCTACCTCGACGTCAACGAGCTGCGCTCGCGCGCGATCAACTGGGCCGACGCGCTGGCCGCGCGTAGCGGTGAGGCGGTCAGGATCGGGACGGTCCTCGACGGCCAGGTCCTCGTGGTGCACCACGTCTTCCGGCCCGACGACACCCTCCAGACGCTCGACGTCGGGTCGCTGCTGCCCATGCACGCCACGGCGCTCGGCAAGGCGCTGCTCGCCTACGACTCCGGGGCGGCGGCGGCCGTACGGGCCGGCGGCCTGGAACCCCGCACCCGCAGGACCATCACCACGCCCGGCGCGCTCTCCCGCGCCCTGGCCCGGGCGCGGGAGGTGGGCTGGGTGACCGAGGTCGAGGAGATGACCATGGGAGAGGCCGGCGTCGCGGCGCCGATCCGCGGCTACGGCGGCCTGGTGGTGGGGGCCATCGGGATCTCCGGCGCGGTCGAGCGGATCTGCGACACCAGGGGGCAGCCGGTCCCGGTGCTGGTGACTTATGTCCGGGATGCGGCCCGTGCCGTTTCCCGGGACCTCGGGGCCTCCCGATACCGACCGTCCACGTCCGGGTGA
- the glpK gene encoding glycerol kinase GlpK, producing MATRYVMSIDQGTTSTRCIVFDQRGHLVSVTQREHRQHFPRPGWVEHDAVEIWRNLERIGPEALARAGIGPGQVVAVGIANQRETTVLWDRRTGVPVGRAVVWQDTRTDALVEELSRRPGAEAVPERCGLPLAAYFSAPRIRWLLDHTPGLRERAESGEVLFGTMESWLIWNLTGGPDGGVHVTDVTNASRTLLMDLTTLDWDDGLLAFFGVPRRMLPRIRPSTETYGTARRVFPGVRIAAALGDQQAALFGQTCFASGEAKCTYGTGGFLLLNTGTTPVRSAHGLLTTVGYQVGREPAVYALEGPIAVTGALVQWFRDGLGLISSAPEIETLARTVQDNGGCYIVPAFAGLFAPHWRSEARGVIVGLTSYVTKGHLARAVLEATAWQTREVVDAMNADSGLALRTLKVDGGMTADNLLMQIVANVLDVPVVRPMAVETVSLGAAYAAGLAVGYWADLEGLRRNWHRAAQWSPHMDPRLRTAEHDNWRRAVERALGWVRPVPGHR from the coding sequence ATGGCCACGCGTTACGTGATGTCCATCGACCAGGGCACGACGTCGACGCGGTGCATCGTCTTCGACCAACGGGGACATCTCGTCTCGGTGACCCAGCGGGAGCACCGCCAGCACTTTCCCCGGCCGGGATGGGTCGAGCACGACGCCGTCGAGATCTGGCGCAACCTGGAGCGCATCGGGCCCGAGGCACTCGCCCGGGCCGGCATAGGCCCCGGGCAGGTGGTGGCCGTCGGCATCGCCAACCAGCGGGAGACGACCGTCCTGTGGGACAGGCGGACCGGGGTCCCCGTCGGCCGGGCCGTCGTGTGGCAGGACACGCGGACCGACGCCCTGGTGGAGGAGCTCTCCCGCCGGCCGGGCGCGGAGGCGGTGCCGGAACGCTGCGGCCTGCCGCTGGCCGCCTACTTCTCCGCGCCGCGCATCCGGTGGCTCCTCGACCACACCCCGGGCCTGCGGGAGCGCGCCGAAAGCGGCGAGGTGCTCTTCGGGACGATGGAGAGCTGGCTCATCTGGAACCTGACCGGCGGGCCCGACGGCGGCGTCCACGTCACCGACGTCACCAACGCCAGCCGCACCCTGCTGATGGACCTGACCACCCTGGACTGGGACGACGGGCTCCTCGCCTTCTTCGGCGTCCCCCGCCGGATGCTGCCGCGGATCCGGCCCTCGACGGAGACCTACGGCACCGCCCGGCGGGTGTTCCCCGGCGTGCGCATCGCCGCCGCGCTCGGCGACCAGCAGGCGGCGCTGTTCGGGCAGACCTGCTTCGCCTCCGGCGAGGCCAAGTGCACCTACGGCACGGGCGGCTTCCTGCTGCTCAACACCGGGACCACGCCGGTCCGCTCCGCCCACGGCCTGCTGACGACCGTCGGCTACCAGGTGGGCCGGGAACCGGCGGTCTACGCGCTGGAGGGGCCGATCGCGGTCACCGGTGCGCTCGTGCAGTGGTTCCGCGACGGGCTCGGGCTCATCAGCAGCGCGCCGGAGATCGAGACGCTGGCCCGGACCGTGCAGGACAACGGGGGATGTTACATCGTCCCGGCCTTCGCCGGGCTCTTCGCACCGCACTGGCGCAGCGAGGCCCGCGGGGTCATCGTGGGGCTGACCTCCTACGTCACCAAGGGGCATCTGGCGCGGGCCGTGCTGGAGGCGACCGCGTGGCAGACCCGCGAGGTGGTCGACGCCATGAACGCCGACTCGGGCCTGGCGTTGCGGACGCTGAAGGTCGACGGCGGCATGACCGCCGACAACCTCCTCATGCAGATCGTCGCCAACGTGCTGGACGTGCCCGTCGTGCGTCCCATGGCGGTGGAGACCGTGTCGCTGGGCGCGGCCTACGCGGCCGGTCTCGCCGTCGGGTACTGGGCCGACCTCGAAGGGCTCCGGCGCAACTGGCACCGGGCCGCGCAGTGGAGCCCGCACATGGACCCGCGGCTGCGCACGGCCGAGCACGACAACTGGCGGCGGGCCGTCGAACGCGCGCTGGGCTGGGTCAGGCCGGTGCCCGGCCACCGCTGA
- a CDS encoding SGNH/GDSL hydrolase family protein has protein sequence MNVPRRTLALVAALTLASVPATAVADASAVPDTMAAMGDSITRGFNACGFYLDCPSRSWSTGSSPAVNSHYLRLQAGSPSLAVHNDGRSGAKVADMAGQARQAVSQGADYVTILIGANDACASSEAGMTSVADFEARFRTAVQTLTAGLPGAGIFVSSIPDVKRLWEVGKDSSSARTAWSTFGICQSMLARPRSTDQADVDRRDRVRGRVADFNAVLARVCAEQITCRYDGGAVFGHPFTLSQLSRWDYFHPNASGQQLLAEITYTAGAVL, from the coding sequence TTGAACGTCCCCCGCCGGACCCTCGCCCTCGTCGCAGCGCTGACCCTCGCGTCCGTCCCGGCCACGGCCGTGGCGGACGCCTCGGCGGTCCCCGACACCATGGCCGCGATGGGCGACTCCATCACCCGCGGGTTCAACGCCTGCGGCTTCTACCTCGACTGCCCCTCCCGATCCTGGTCGACCGGGTCCAGCCCGGCGGTCAACAGCCACTACCTGCGGCTGCAGGCCGGCAGTCCCTCCCTCGCCGTCCACAACGACGGCCGGTCGGGCGCCAAGGTCGCCGACATGGCCGGGCAGGCCCGGCAGGCGGTCTCTCAGGGGGCCGACTACGTCACGATCCTGATCGGGGCCAACGACGCCTGCGCGTCATCGGAGGCGGGGATGACCTCGGTGGCCGACTTTGAGGCGAGGTTCCGTACGGCGGTGCAGACGCTCACCGCCGGCCTGCCCGGTGCGGGGATCTTCGTCTCCAGCATTCCCGACGTCAAGCGGCTCTGGGAGGTCGGCAAGGACAGCTCGTCCGCCCGCACCGCGTGGTCCACCTTCGGCATCTGCCAGTCGATGCTGGCCAGGCCCCGCTCCACCGACCAGGCCGACGTCGACAGGCGTGACCGGGTGCGCGGGCGCGTGGCCGACTTCAACGCGGTGCTGGCCCGGGTCTGCGCCGAGCAGATCACCTGCCGGTACGACGGCGGAGCCGTCTTCGGCCACCCGTTCACGCTGTCCCAGCTGAGCCGCTGGGACTACTTCCACCCCAACGCCTCCGGCCAGCAGCTCCTCGCCGAGATCACCTACACGGCCGGCGCCGTTCTGTAG